A genomic segment from Thermostichus lividus PCC 6715 encodes:
- the scpB gene encoding SMC-Scp complex subunit ScpB: MAPEPDHPPAHDSAIADLAELTMRVEAILYLKAQPLTLHQLADLAGHEATAVELALIELFNDYAHRQTALEIVEVEGKYSLQLKPRYQDLVQSLVPVELGIAVQRTLAMVALRGPIRQTELIELRGSSAYQHIHELVELGFVQRRRESHGRSYTLQVTERFYQYFEVDQLPAVIGAETAAD; the protein is encoded by the coding sequence ATGGCTCCTGAACCGGATCACCCCCCTGCCCATGACTCAGCTATCGCTGACCTAGCAGAGCTAACAATGCGGGTGGAAGCCATCCTGTATCTGAAAGCTCAGCCTCTCACGCTTCACCAATTGGCAGATCTAGCAGGTCACGAGGCAACGGCTGTGGAGCTGGCTCTGATTGAGCTATTCAATGACTATGCTCACCGCCAAACAGCCTTAGAAATTGTCGAAGTAGAGGGGAAGTATAGCCTGCAATTGAAGCCTCGCTATCAAGACCTCGTACAGTCTTTAGTGCCTGTTGAGTTGGGGATTGCGGTGCAGCGTACCTTGGCGATGGTTGCCTTGCGCGGCCCCATTCGCCAAACAGAACTGATTGAACTGCGTGGCTCCAGTGCCTATCAACACATTCATGAGCTAGTGGAGCTCGGTTTTGTGCAACGGCGGCGGGAAAGCCATGGCCGCTCCTATACGCTACAGGTGACAGAACGCTTTTATCAGTATTTTGAGGTGGATCAATTACCTGCAGTTATTGGGGCAGAGACGGCGGCTGATTGA
- a CDS encoding FHA domain-containing protein produces the protein MPAQYPQLVISTEASTYIVPLTQGNSWVIGRGKDCTIVLADRWSSRRHAMVQRLDTEDYYLIDLGSRNGCVLNGQTIQVPTLLKTGDRFIIGKTTLEFRTDEAVSTMPPETPTALQPLVLIIQPPGIQVQIWQELLRSQGLQVVVESGKINSRRIISDFISVMHRNPDILMLDSQLETPDISKLLEWVKATYPKLRSFIIDRYDNHISPMQRQWATQYGAIDWLPALPDDNLTMYGAEVAAQLKRVLKALGRSNLEQEKLAVSLLNLQLATNDDLPSQLLSEYINQPPSLPQ, from the coding sequence TTGCCTGCACAGTATCCGCAACTAGTCATCTCCACAGAAGCCAGCACCTACATTGTTCCCCTCACCCAAGGAAACTCGTGGGTCATTGGTCGGGGCAAAGACTGCACTATCGTCCTAGCGGATCGCTGGTCGTCTCGACGTCATGCCATGGTGCAGCGTTTAGACACCGAAGATTATTACCTCATTGACCTAGGTAGTCGCAATGGCTGCGTCCTCAATGGCCAAACCATTCAAGTGCCGACCCTCCTAAAAACCGGCGATCGCTTCATCATTGGCAAAACAACCCTTGAGTTTCGCACTGACGAAGCCGTCTCAACCATGCCGCCAGAGACCCCTACTGCGCTCCAACCCCTTGTCCTGATCATTCAACCCCCGGGCATCCAAGTCCAGATTTGGCAAGAACTATTACGCAGTCAAGGGTTGCAAGTCGTCGTTGAATCCGGAAAAATTAACAGTCGCCGCATTATTAGTGATTTTATTAGTGTCATGCACCGGAATCCTGACATATTGATGTTAGATTCCCAGCTAGAAACGCCGGATATTAGCAAGCTCTTAGAATGGGTCAAGGCCACCTATCCCAAGCTGCGCAGTTTTATTATTGACCGCTACGATAATCACATCTCCCCCATGCAGCGGCAATGGGCAACCCAGTACGGTGCCATTGATTGGTTGCCCGCACTGCCGGATGACAACTTAACCATGTACGGTGCTGAAGTTGCCGCCCAGTTAAAGCGTGTTCTCAAAGCCTTGGGTCGCAGTAATCTAGAACAAGAAAAACTGGCTGTTTCACTGCTCAACCTGCAACTAGCCACCAATGATGATTTACCCTCGCAACTGCTCAGCGAGTATATCAATCAGCCGCCGTCTCTGCCCCAATAA
- a CDS encoding RNA-guided endonuclease InsQ/TnpB family protein has translation MPQQILTIVCQLNPTAEQIVKLDQVLQGFAEACRYINSTICPSITNKNRIQKEVYRAVRQQFGLTANLAVRACARVAANRKVGKVKEFRATSVDYDARLFDYRAKEQCVSLSTLDGRERIPLVVGNYQIEKLKGKKPTSATLCKRKDGKFYIHIQVKEELPEPQTGHGVLGVDFGRTDIAHTSEGDNWHGQQLTKVRDHYSKLRAVLQQKASKGTRSSRRRCRELVKRLSGRERRFQAWVNHCISKTIVARAKATGSVIALEDLTGIRERTNQVPRSKTERRRANSWAFYQLRSFISYKALKAGVGIVLVNPRYSSQTCHRCLHIYPDPKQSYRTGKQFKCGHCGWTGDADFNGASVIALLGAVVNQPRGSGLSCSLAEHNRLRATESP, from the coding sequence ATGCCACAACAAATACTGACCATTGTCTGTCAACTAAATCCCACTGCAGAGCAAATTGTCAAGCTAGACCAAGTTCTGCAGGGCTTCGCTGAGGCTTGCAGATACATCAACAGTACCATTTGCCCCAGCATTACTAACAAGAACCGTATTCAGAAAGAAGTTTACAGAGCAGTACGACAGCAATTCGGCTTAACCGCTAACTTGGCTGTCAGGGCTTGTGCCAGAGTTGCCGCTAACCGCAAGGTGGGAAAGGTTAAGGAATTCAGGGCTACTTCTGTGGATTATGATGCTCGCCTGTTTGACTACAGAGCGAAAGAACAATGCGTTAGCCTCTCCACCCTAGACGGACGGGAACGCATTCCCTTAGTGGTGGGTAACTACCAGATAGAAAAACTCAAGGGCAAGAAGCCTACTTCTGCCACTCTCTGCAAACGCAAAGATGGTAAGTTTTATATCCACATCCAAGTAAAGGAAGAATTGCCAGAACCTCAGACTGGACATGGGGTTTTGGGCGTTGACTTTGGTAGGACAGACATTGCACATACATCGGAAGGAGACAACTGGCATGGACAGCAGTTAACTAAGGTACGAGACCACTACTCCAAACTGAGGGCGGTACTCCAGCAGAAAGCCAGTAAAGGCACACGCAGTTCTAGGCGTAGATGTCGGGAACTGGTGAAACGGCTATCTGGCAGGGAGAGACGCTTTCAGGCATGGGTGAACCACTGCATTTCTAAGACCATTGTGGCAAGGGCAAAAGCAACGGGCAGTGTTATTGCTTTGGAAGACCTGACAGGGATACGGGAGCGCACTAATCAAGTACCTCGTTCTAAAACAGAGCGTAGGCGTGCCAACAGTTGGGCGTTTTACCAACTGCGTAGCTTCATTAGCTACAAGGCACTCAAAGCAGGTGTGGGAATAGTGCTAGTTAATCCTCGCTACAGTAGTCAAACTTGCCACAGATGCCTGCATATTTACCCCGACCCAAAGCAGTCCTATCGCACTGGGAAGCAGTTTAAGTGTGGGCATTGTGGCTGGACAGGAGACGCAGATTTCAATGGTGCTAGTGTAATTGCGCTTTTGGGGGCTGTCGTAAACCAGCCTAGAGGCTCGGGTCTGTCTTGTTCTCTTGCAGAACATAACAGGCTCAGGGCTACTGAAAGCCCCTGA
- a CDS encoding CRISPR-associated endonuclease Cas3'', giving the protein MTNHDSTVGLCPHPNASGDWHGLAHHLQKVAARSRTLAEKLATPQMGYYAGLWHDLGKYNPDFQAYLQGCAKHQRANKSVPHAKYGALLAYTKNSSPLAVIIYGHHSGLPCVNELKNRLAKVDRSTYAQIEAAAKADEIDLALPETVQQELAAIAKHSLDCKLWLRLLFSCLVDADYLVAIVLCLRQASPTGRSRIETVRLNR; this is encoded by the coding sequence CTGACTAATCATGACTCAACCGTCGGCCTATGCCCACACCCTAATGCATCTGGAGACTGGCATGGTCTTGCACATCACTTACAAAAAGTGGCGGCGCGATCGCGCACCTTGGCAGAGAAGTTAGCCACCCCCCAAATGGGGTATTATGCGGGTCTCTGGCACGACCTCGGTAAATACAACCCAGACTTTCAAGCCTATCTGCAAGGGTGCGCCAAACATCAACGGGCAAACAAGTCAGTGCCCCATGCTAAGTATGGTGCACTACTGGCATACACAAAAAACTCCTCCCCCCTTGCAGTTATCATTTATGGCCACCACAGCGGTTTGCCATGCGTTAATGAGCTGAAAAATCGGTTGGCGAAAGTGGATCGGTCAACCTATGCCCAAATTGAGGCAGCGGCTAAGGCTGATGAAATTGACTTGGCGCTACCAGAGACGGTGCAGCAAGAACTAGCTGCCATTGCTAAGCATTCATTGGACTGTAAACTGTGGTTGCGCTTGCTCTTCTCCTGCCTTGTTGATGCAGATTATCTGGTTGCGATCGTCCTATGCCTACGGCAGGCTTCGCCAACGGGGCGATCGAGGATTGAAACTGTACGCCTTAATAGATGA
- the cysE gene encoding serine O-acetyltransferase, translated as MLSVLKADFQIIFERDPAARNWLEVLFCYPGLQAIVLHRFSHWLWRLGLPFVPRALSHLARFLTGIEIHPGATLGKGVFIDHGMGVVIGETAIVGNYCLIYQGVTLGGTGKETGKRHPTLGENVVVGAGAKILGNLTIGDNVRIGAGSVVLRDVPSDCTVVGIPGRVVYRAGAKIAPLEHGQLPDSEAEAIRYLLDRIELLEKQVQALQNQQQEQEKVPVLAQGRNCRLSDRAIEEFLNGSGI; from the coding sequence GTGCTAAGTGTCCTAAAGGCCGATTTTCAGATCATCTTTGAGCGCGACCCAGCAGCGCGCAACTGGCTAGAAGTTCTGTTCTGCTATCCGGGCTTACAGGCAATTGTCTTGCACCGCTTTAGTCATTGGTTATGGCGGCTTGGGCTTCCCTTTGTACCCCGTGCTCTGTCGCACTTAGCACGATTTCTAACGGGCATTGAAATTCATCCGGGCGCAACCCTTGGCAAAGGGGTCTTTATTGACCATGGCATGGGGGTTGTGATTGGCGAGACCGCAATTGTGGGCAATTACTGCCTGATCTATCAGGGAGTGACCCTCGGTGGTACAGGCAAGGAAACGGGCAAGCGGCACCCCACCCTTGGTGAAAATGTCGTGGTGGGCGCAGGCGCAAAGATCTTAGGCAATCTCACGATTGGCGATAATGTCCGCATTGGCGCAGGGTCAGTGGTGTTGCGGGATGTCCCCTCCGACTGTACGGTGGTGGGTATTCCTGGGCGGGTAGTGTATCGCGCCGGAGCCAAAATCGCCCCTCTAGAGCATGGCCAGCTACCAGACTCAGAGGCAGAGGCAATTCGCTACTTGCTAGACCGCATTGAACTACTAGAAAAACAGGTGCAGGCTCTACAAAATCAACAGCAAGAGCAGGAAAAGGTGCCAGTATTGGCGCAAGGTCGCAACTGTCGCCTCAGCGATCGCGCCATTGAGGAATTCTTGAACGGTTCCGGTATCTAA
- the gpmI gene encoding 2,3-bisphosphoglycerate-independent phosphoglycerate mutase — MASSPVAPVVLVILDGWGYREDSHGNAIANAKTPVMDSLWHAYPHTLICTSGKAVGLPKGQMGNSEVGHLNLGAGRIVPQELVRISDAVEDGSLFDIPVLANLCQTLKERNGKLHLVGLCSAGGVHSHIEHLYGLVELAKRYGIAEVCIHAITDGRDTPPRDAAGVLAEMEQRLAQMGCGQVVTVSGRYYAMDRDRRWDRTEAAYRVMTQNDNIQPLSASEVATKSYAHNLGDEFIQPIRIAPGAVEPGDGLIFFNFRPDRARQLTQAFIDPNFSGFERELITPLAFVTLTQYDASFNCGVAFPPQNLDHILGEVIAEHGLKQLRAAETEKYAHVTYFFNGGLEEPFPGEDRILIPSPMVATYDQAPAMSAAAVTEAVKGAIETQEYALVVVNFANPDMVGHTGQMAATIEAIETVDRCVGVIVEATTKVGGTLLITADHGNAEYMIDADGNPWTAHTTNPVPFILVEGEKRKIPGHGAQVVLREDGCLADIAPTILEILGLPQPVEMTGRSLIVSAPYESRLNRTPLSVKL; from the coding sequence ATGGCATCGTCACCCGTTGCGCCCGTTGTTTTAGTGATTTTGGATGGCTGGGGCTACCGCGAAGATTCCCATGGTAACGCAATTGCCAACGCCAAAACACCGGTGATGGATAGTCTGTGGCACGCGTATCCCCACACCTTAATTTGTACCTCTGGAAAAGCAGTGGGGTTGCCGAAAGGACAGATGGGCAATTCTGAAGTTGGGCACTTAAATTTGGGTGCAGGTCGTATTGTGCCTCAAGAGTTGGTGCGTATTTCCGATGCTGTGGAAGATGGCAGCCTTTTTGACATTCCGGTGCTGGCAAATCTTTGTCAAACCCTAAAAGAGCGCAATGGCAAGTTACATTTAGTGGGGCTATGTTCAGCAGGAGGGGTTCACTCCCACATTGAGCATCTGTACGGCTTGGTGGAGTTAGCCAAACGCTATGGTATTGCCGAGGTATGCATCCATGCGATTACCGATGGCCGTGATACCCCACCGCGGGATGCCGCTGGCGTGTTGGCAGAGATGGAGCAACGATTGGCACAAATGGGGTGTGGCCAAGTTGTCACGGTGAGCGGTCGGTACTATGCCATGGATCGCGATCGCCGCTGGGATCGTACCGAAGCCGCCTACCGGGTCATGACCCAGAATGACAACATTCAGCCCCTCAGTGCCAGTGAAGTAGCCACGAAGTCCTATGCCCACAACTTGGGGGATGAATTTATCCAACCCATCCGCATTGCCCCCGGAGCGGTAGAACCGGGAGATGGACTTATTTTCTTTAACTTCCGCCCCGATCGCGCCCGGCAGCTAACCCAAGCCTTCATTGACCCCAACTTTAGTGGCTTTGAACGGGAATTGATTACGCCACTAGCCTTTGTCACCCTGACTCAGTATGATGCAAGCTTCAATTGTGGTGTGGCCTTTCCGCCGCAAAACCTCGACCATATTCTCGGGGAAGTGATCGCTGAGCATGGCTTGAAACAACTGCGAGCCGCAGAAACAGAAAAGTATGCTCACGTCACCTATTTCTTTAATGGGGGGTTGGAAGAGCCATTTCCAGGGGAAGACCGGATTTTAATCCCAAGTCCGATGGTGGCCACCTATGATCAAGCCCCAGCCATGTCGGCGGCAGCGGTTACCGAGGCTGTGAAAGGGGCGATTGAAACCCAAGAATATGCCCTTGTGGTGGTAAATTTTGCCAATCCAGATATGGTGGGGCATACTGGCCAAATGGCAGCAACCATTGAAGCGATTGAAACCGTGGATCGCTGCGTTGGGGTCATTGTTGAAGCGACCACAAAAGTGGGGGGAACCCTGCTCATCACTGCGGATCATGGCAATGCTGAGTATATGATTGATGCCGATGGCAATCCGTGGACTGCTCATACCACCAATCCAGTGCCGTTTATTCTTGTAGAAGGCGAAAAACGTAAAATTCCTGGGCATGGCGCACAGGTCGTTCTACGGGAGGATGGTTGTTTAGCGGATATTGCACCAACAATTCTTGAAATTTTGGGCTTGCCCCAGCCAGTGGAAATGACGGGGCGATCGCTCATTGTGAGCGCCCCCTACGAAAGCCGCCTGAACCGTACACCCCTCTCCGTCAAGCTTTAA
- a CDS encoding two-partner secretion domain-containing protein, whose amino-acid sequence MGVVYLFRDFGLSQGQIANFLSNPHVRNILAGVNGGNASYINGLIQVSGGTSNLYLMNPAGIVFGSNARLNVPAAFHASTASRVHFEGGVFDLFSPSNTYATLLGNPTGFEFNSKGILINEGHLRVKEGQQLTLMAHQVINTGTVAAPGGRVTVQAVPETGMVRVSQDGMILSLEIPQERITGEITAVDLPTLLTGSTPEQRVNSVIQNPDGSIALVHDPNKVSIPMQGATAVVGGTIDVSHPTGIGGSVTVLANQNIAVVGANINASGRTGGGTVLVGGDYLGGTAGTGRLDSSLNAQNLFVDSNTVMNADALTNGNGGTVINWADNSTQFHGTITARGGALGGDGGFVETSGRELLSVTGSVDASAPLGKPGLWLLDPHNVTITNTSTSNGSFSGGRFGQESTDSILAEALCEFAGDEQIINLEILANPDLLFLPECR is encoded by the coding sequence CTGGGAGTAGTTTACCTCTTCCGTGACTTTGGCCTCAGTCAAGGACAAATTGCTAACTTCCTCTCGAACCCCCACGTCCGCAATATCCTCGCTGGCGTGAATGGCGGCAATGCGAGCTACATTAATGGCCTCATTCAAGTCAGTGGCGGCACTAGTAATCTCTATCTAATGAACCCCGCTGGCATTGTCTTTGGTTCCAATGCGCGCTTAAATGTCCCCGCTGCCTTTCATGCCAGTACCGCCTCTCGGGTTCATTTTGAAGGCGGGGTCTTTGACCTCTTTAGTCCTAGTAATACCTACGCGACTCTCCTCGGCAACCCCACCGGCTTTGAATTCAACAGCAAAGGAATTCTGATTAATGAAGGACACCTGAGGGTGAAGGAGGGGCAACAACTGACCCTGATGGCGCATCAAGTGATTAATACCGGGACAGTAGCGGCACCGGGGGGCAGGGTCACAGTACAAGCGGTGCCGGAGACAGGGATGGTGCGGGTCTCGCAGGATGGGATGATTCTCAGTTTAGAGATTCCGCAGGAGCGCATTACCGGCGAGATTACTGCGGTTGATTTGCCCACGTTATTGACGGGAAGCACCCCTGAGCAGCGGGTAAATAGCGTGATTCAAAATCCCGATGGCTCGATTGCTCTCGTCCATGACCCAAACAAAGTAAGCATTCCAATGCAGGGAGCCACAGCGGTCGTGGGTGGGACGATTGATGTGTCGCATCCAACTGGGATTGGCGGCAGTGTGACTGTCTTGGCCAATCAGAATATTGCGGTGGTTGGAGCGAACATTAATGCATCTGGGAGGACGGGTGGTGGCACGGTTTTAGTTGGAGGTGATTATCTCGGGGGAACAGCGGGTACAGGTCGCCTAGATAGTAGTTTGAATGCCCAGAACCTCTTTGTGGACAGCAACACCGTGATGAATGCGGATGCACTCACGAATGGCAATGGCGGCACGGTGATTAATTGGGCAGATAACAGCACTCAATTCCATGGCACGATTACAGCGCGGGGTGGAGCTTTAGGGGGTGATGGCGGGTTTGTCGAAACCTCTGGGCGAGAGCTACTGAGTGTGACAGGTAGTGTCGATGCTAGTGCGCCCCTTGGTAAGCCAGGGTTATGGTTGCTTGACCCTCACAATGTCACAATCACTAATACCAGTACGTCCAATGGCAGCTTTAGTGGTGGTAGGTTTGGTCAGGAGTCAACAGACTCAATACTTGCTGAAGCACTGTGCGAGTTTGCAGGGGACGAGCAGATTATCAATCTTGAGATATTGGCAAATCCTGATCTGCTCTTTTTGCCGGAGTGTAGATAG
- a CDS encoding 2-isopropylmalate synthase: MAIKYPPQTVDRVLIFDTTLRDGEQSPGAALNVDEKLTIARQLARLGVDIIEAGFPFASPGDFEAVQRIAEVVGTETGPVICGLARATRSDIEAAANALKPAYYPRIHTFIATSDIHLEYKLKKTRAEVLEIAPEMVAYAKSFVEDVEFSPEDAGRSDPEFLYQVLERVIAAGATTINIPDTVGYTTPAEFGALIKGIKENVPNIQQAVISVHGHNDLGLAVANFLEAVKNGARQLECTINGIGERAGNAALEELVMALYVRRQYFNPFLGRPAESEAPLTNINTREIYKTSRLVSNLTGMLIQPNKAIVGANAFAHESGIHQDGVLKNKRTYEIMDAHLIGLADNQIVLGKLSGRNAFATRLRELGFELTETELNKAFLRFKDLADKKKEITDWDLEAIAKDETQGIDLQGYQLEFVQVSCGDHARPTATVTVRTPSGEELTDAAIGTGPVDAVYRAINRVVQIPNRLIEYSVQSVTAGIDAIGEVTIRLQHEDRIYSGHAANTDVIVASAQAYMNALNRLYRGLEQRVLHPQV; encoded by the coding sequence ATGGCGATAAAGTATCCTCCCCAGACGGTTGATCGCGTTTTGATTTTTGACACGACGCTGCGGGACGGAGAGCAGTCTCCGGGAGCCGCACTGAATGTAGATGAAAAACTCACGATCGCCCGTCAACTGGCTCGGCTAGGGGTGGATATTATTGAGGCTGGTTTCCCTTTTGCCAGCCCTGGAGATTTTGAAGCCGTGCAGCGGATTGCCGAAGTGGTGGGCACCGAAACAGGGCCAGTGATTTGTGGCCTAGCACGAGCCACCCGCTCGGATATTGAAGCGGCAGCCAACGCCTTAAAACCGGCCTACTATCCACGCATTCATACGTTCATTGCCACCTCTGACATTCACCTTGAGTACAAGCTCAAGAAAACCCGCGCAGAGGTACTAGAGATTGCCCCAGAGATGGTCGCCTATGCCAAATCCTTTGTGGAGGATGTGGAATTCTCACCGGAGGATGCTGGCCGCTCTGACCCCGAGTTTCTGTACCAAGTGCTTGAGCGGGTGATTGCGGCAGGCGCCACCACAATCAATATTCCCGATACAGTGGGCTACACCACACCGGCAGAGTTTGGAGCCTTGATCAAGGGTATCAAGGAAAATGTGCCGAACATTCAGCAAGCGGTCATTTCAGTCCACGGTCACAATGATCTTGGCTTGGCGGTGGCCAACTTTCTTGAGGCAGTTAAAAACGGTGCCCGTCAACTGGAATGTACCATCAACGGTATTGGCGAGCGTGCGGGTAATGCTGCCCTCGAAGAACTGGTGATGGCACTGTACGTGCGGCGGCAGTACTTTAACCCCTTCTTGGGTCGCCCCGCCGAGTCGGAGGCTCCCCTCACGAATATCAATACCCGCGAAATCTATAAAACCTCGCGGTTAGTCTCCAACTTAACGGGGATGCTTATCCAACCCAACAAGGCCATTGTTGGTGCTAATGCCTTTGCCCATGAGTCGGGGATTCACCAAGATGGGGTGCTCAAGAACAAGCGCACCTACGAAATTATGGATGCTCACCTAATTGGCTTGGCAGACAACCAAATCGTTTTAGGTAAACTGTCGGGTCGCAATGCTTTCGCTACCCGTTTACGGGAGTTGGGCTTTGAATTAACGGAAACTGAACTCAACAAAGCCTTCTTACGCTTTAAAGATCTGGCGGATAAGAAAAAGGAAATCACCGACTGGGATTTAGAGGCGATCGCCAAGGACGAAACCCAAGGCATCGATCTACAGGGCTACCAATTGGAGTTTGTGCAAGTCTCCTGCGGTGATCATGCCCGACCTACGGCAACAGTGACGGTACGCACCCCCAGCGGCGAAGAACTCACAGATGCAGCCATTGGCACCGGTCCTGTAGATGCGGTGTATCGTGCCATTAACCGGGTGGTGCAAATTCCTAACCGGCTTATTGAATACTCAGTGCAATCAGTAACGGCGGGCATTGATGCCATCGGTGAAGTAACTATTCGCCTGCAGCACGAAGATCGCATCTATTCCGGTCATGCGGCCAACACCGATGTGATTGTGGCTTCGGCACAAGCCTATATGAATGCCCTCAATCGGCTTTACCGTGGTTTAGAGCAGCGGGTGTTGCATCCTCAAGTGTAA
- a CDS encoding sirohydrochlorin chelatase, with translation MVVTIQPNDSILNPLSFSLDLPPLPQPRPLLMVGHGTRDPQGRQAFLDFAHAYHQLDPCRPVFPCFLELTQPSIFEVLSQCAVEGYTDLSVLPILLFAARHNKFDVTNELDRARQAFPQLRYHYGRHYGIAPEILTLWRSRLEMLDSPEFNPRGIGRDDTVLLVVGRGSSDPDANGDVFKLARMLWEGSGYKTVEVCFIGITHPRLEVGFARANLYQPQRVIVLPHFMFTGALVKKIYTLTATAQQQYPAVEYVNLPEIGLHPQLFYLTRQREIETLTGQVAMNCEACKFRLAAIAHGADHSHHHHHDHNHNHESHSHGHHHPSVNLDHLPSYHQRIWQVP, from the coding sequence GTGGTCGTTACTATTCAGCCCAACGATTCAATTCTTAATCCCCTGAGTTTTAGCCTTGATTTACCACCCTTACCCCAGCCCCGACCGCTACTGATGGTGGGGCATGGCACTCGCGATCCGCAAGGCCGCCAAGCATTTTTAGACTTTGCCCATGCGTATCATCAATTAGATCCTTGCCGCCCGGTCTTTCCTTGCTTCTTGGAGTTGACTCAACCCTCGATTTTTGAGGTTTTAAGCCAGTGTGCAGTAGAGGGCTACACCGATCTGTCGGTACTGCCGATTTTATTATTTGCGGCGCGCCATAACAAGTTTGATGTGACCAATGAACTGGATCGTGCTCGCCAAGCGTTCCCGCAGTTGCGCTATCACTACGGTCGCCACTATGGCATTGCCCCTGAAATTCTCACCCTCTGGCGATCGCGCCTTGAAATGCTCGACTCACCGGAATTTAACCCCCGAGGCATTGGCCGCGACGACACGGTGTTACTGGTGGTGGGACGTGGCTCGAGTGACCCCGATGCCAACGGCGATGTCTTCAAGCTAGCGCGGATGCTCTGGGAAGGTAGTGGCTACAAGACCGTTGAGGTGTGCTTTATTGGTATTACCCATCCCCGCCTAGAGGTAGGGTTTGCCCGCGCCAATCTCTATCAGCCGCAGCGGGTGATTGTCCTGCCCCACTTTATGTTCACTGGCGCACTGGTGAAAAAAATCTATACCCTGACCGCTACTGCCCAGCAACAGTACCCGGCGGTAGAATACGTTAACTTGCCGGAAATTGGGTTACATCCGCAGTTATTTTATTTAACGCGGCAACGGGAAATAGAAACCCTCACCGGCCAAGTGGCCATGAATTGCGAAGCCTGTAAATTTCGCTTGGCGGCGATCGCCCATGGTGCCGATCATTCCCACCATCACCACCACGATCACAACCATAACCATGAGTCTCATTCCCACGGGCATCATCACCCCAGTGTGAATTTAGATCATCTACCCAGCTACCATCAACGGATTTGGCAGGTTCCCTAG
- the egtD gene encoding L-histidine N(alpha)-methyltransferase, whose amino-acid sequence MLPSVGDRLHLTYLSGSKTDPAGQDVIAGLSCSPQKYLPSYYFYDAVGSRLFEQITDLPEYYLTRTELALLSQHAKEIATLTGICELIELGSGSDRKIRYLLSAYAQLQPQLVYRPIDVSGSMLKTSAIALLKDYPQLWINGLVGTYDIGLEHLPPPLAPRRLLCFLGSTLGNLSPVECQRFFSQLYRVLNVGDYLLLGVDLVKDTKILLAAYNDAQGITAAFNRNILSHLNWRFQGNFEPLAFDHRAIYNPVAQQIEMYLDSQNTQTVTLTALELTCDIAAGESILTEISRKFWLDSLRSDLVAAGLTWVRAFTDPNHWFALCLCCR is encoded by the coding sequence ATGTTGCCTTCTGTGGGCGATCGCCTACACCTGACCTACCTGAGTGGTTCTAAAACCGATCCTGCTGGCCAAGATGTCATTGCTGGCTTGAGTTGTTCACCGCAAAAATATTTACCCTCCTACTACTTTTATGATGCCGTTGGGTCGCGGTTATTCGAGCAGATTACTGACCTGCCAGAGTACTACCTCACCCGCACCGAACTAGCGCTGCTGAGTCAACACGCCAAAGAAATTGCCACCCTGACCGGCATCTGTGAATTAATTGAGCTCGGCAGCGGCAGCGATCGCAAAATCCGTTACTTACTCTCCGCCTATGCCCAGCTACAACCTCAGCTTGTCTATCGTCCCATTGATGTCAGTGGCTCGATGCTCAAAACTAGTGCCATAGCGCTGCTGAAGGATTATCCCCAACTGTGGATCAATGGCCTTGTGGGCACCTACGATATTGGCCTAGAGCACTTGCCCCCACCCCTTGCACCGCGACGCTTACTCTGTTTCTTAGGCAGTACCTTGGGCAACCTCTCACCGGTTGAGTGCCAACGTTTCTTCAGCCAACTGTACCGGGTGCTCAATGTTGGTGACTACCTGCTCCTAGGGGTTGACCTAGTGAAAGATACCAAGATTTTGCTTGCCGCCTACAATGATGCTCAGGGAATTACGGCTGCCTTTAACCGCAATATCCTTAGCCACCTTAACTGGCGATTTCAGGGCAACTTCGAGCCATTGGCCTTCGATCATCGAGCCATTTATAACCCAGTGGCACAGCAAATCGAAATGTATCTTGACAGCCAAAACACACAGACGGTAACCCTAACTGCCCTAGAATTGACCTGTGACATTGCCGCCGGGGAAAGCATCCTCACAGAAATCTCGCGGAAGTTTTGGCTGGATTCCCTAAGGTCAGACCTCGTGGCGGCTGGCTTGACGTGGGTTCGAGCCTTTACCGATCCAAACCACTGGTTTGCTCTATGTTTGTGTTGCCGGTGA